One window of the Leishmania infantum JPCM5 genome chromosome 28 genome contains the following:
- a CDS encoding phosphonopyruvate decarboxylase-like protein yields MLRCCRRALEGNKQLSPEYLVRSLKEHGTSAFFGMPDYYLCPLTSYLADNTAAGEYVMATNCGNAVAMAAGYYLSTLRVPCVFMQNSGIGDSMNPLLTLFNQDAYRMPCLMLISWRGKLDTADEQAKPGLVAQGRLTEHCLAAVGIPYAIMGNSLDVAMNWDVTMDKAYHHLDSEKTPFAVLLEPGTIAPYMQRRPEADALPTAPLDHDAVANQVCRQFNATDAFVCSCGSVQESLRRARATVSGDTAAQDLLLADSPGHATGVATGIALSRPSLQVVCIEGDGAALVHLNAMATNGGLKAMKDVTTGAGLLQNFKHIVVNDGCYSMEGGQMTAAFDASLTGVAKACGYFAVREEPVIELGDLVAALAELRQCDGPAFVEVVVSKTRTSSADGKVRRNLQAEKLRFSEFLNRLNA; encoded by the coding sequence atgctgcgctgctgccgccgcgctctgGAGGGCAACAAACAGCTCTCGCCCGAGTACCTGGTCCGGTCCCTCAAGGAACACGGCACCAGCGCCTTCTTTGGGATGCCAGACTACTACTTGTGTCCCCTCACCTCGTACCTGGCCGATAACACGGCAGCGGGCGAGTACGTGATGGCGACCAACTGCGGCAACGCcgtggcgatggcggccgGCTACTACCTGTCCACCCTGCGCGTCCCATGTGTGTTCATGCAGAACAGCGGGATTGGGGACTCAATGAACCCCTTGCTGACCCTTTTCAATCAGGATGCCTACCGCATGCCATGCTTGATGCTCATTAGCTGGCGCGGCAAGCTCGACACCGCGGACGAGCAGGCGAAGCCGGGGCTGGTTGCACAGGGTCGACTGACGGAACACTGCTTGGCCGCCGTCGGCATCCCGTACGCGATCATGGGCAACAGCCTCGATGTTGCAATGAACTGGGACGTGACAATGGACAAGGCGTACCACCACTTGGACTCCGAGAAGACACCGttcgcggtgctgctggagcctGGAACAATCGCGCCATACATGCAGCGACGCCCAGAGGCGGACGCGCTTCCCACGGCGCCACTTGACCATGACGCAGTCGCCAATCAAGTGTGTCGCCAGTTCAATGCAACGGACGCGTttgtgtgcagctgcgggagCGTGCAGGAGTCTCTGCGCCGTGCGCGGGCGACGGTTTCCGGCGACACAGCCGCGCAGGATCTTCTGCTGGCAGACTCGCCGGGCCATGCGACAGGCGTGGCGACGGGTATTGCCTTGTCGCGGCCGTCGCTACAGGTTGTCTGCATCGAGGGCGACGGGGCGGCCCTTGTGCACCTCAACGCGATGGCGACGAACGGTGGCCTCAAAGCGATGAAGGACGTCACCACCGGTGCCGGACTGCTGCAGAACTTCAAGCATATTGTGGTTAACGACGGCTGCTACTCGATGGAGGGCGGCCAGATGACGGCGGCCTTTGATGCCTCGCTGACGGGCGTGGCCAAGGCCTGCGGGTACTTCGCCGTGCGCGAGGAACCCGTGATTGAGCTTGGCGACCTTGTCGCTGCTTTGGCTGAGCTGCGTCAGTGCGACGGCCCAGCCTttgtggaggtggtggtgagcaAGACGAGGACCTCGTCTGCTGACGGGAAGGTACGCCGAAATCTGCAGGCGGAGAAGCTTCGCTTTTCCGAATTCTTGAATCGGCTCAATGCGTAa
- a CDS encoding putative hydrolase, alpha/beta fold family, protein MSATLPLSSEVAETSEPPTRKSNTSLALSSQARDILGDFEDKFIEVGTCASTGKRVTICYNTFGDPSNPCLLLVQGLGSSLLGYSLRFVQLFVDQGYYVIRYDNRDTGLSTQFDDFDPPALIRLTLPQWMSIRERQPYVLKDIMEDGIGLLTALNIRQAHVFGMSMGGMIVQLMAIHYPERVLSLNILFSHAGGADVVNPSLLHYARFLVKPRSNSAEDRAAHMAWFINYLSQGAYKNNLENVKKYILSTYERNGVGDDRGMQRQAAAVMRAPSRAKGLRKVTCPTLILHGTKDPLIPVANGYRLADLVPNAKLVIFPRLGHDLPVELMKPIADEVLLNMSLVKPS, encoded by the coding sequence ATGAGCGCCACGCTTCCTTTGTCCTCGGAAGTTGCCGAGACGAGTGAGCCGCCAACCAGGAAGAGCAACACCTCCCTGGCCCTCTCATCCCAAGCGCGAGATATACTTGGCGACTTCGAGGACAAATTCATTGAGGTAGGCacctgcgccagcaccggcaaGCGTGTCACCATTTGCTACAACACCTTCGGTGACCCCTCGAACCCGTgcctgctgctcgtgcaGGGTCTCGGCAGCTCCCTCCTGGGCTACTCCCTGCGCTTCGTGCAGCTCTTTGTTGATCAGGGCTACTATGTCATTCGCTACGACAACCGCGACACAGGTCTTTCCACACAATTCGACGATTTCGACCCACCGGCACTCATCCGGCTCACTCTGCCGCAGTGGATGTCCATCCGTGAACGTCAGCCGTACGTCCTAAAGGACATTATGGAAGACGGAATCGGGCTGCTGACAGCGCTCAACATCCGCCAGGCCCACGTTTTCGGGATGAGCATGGGCGGCATGATTGTGCAGCTCATGGCGATCCACTACCCGGAGCGTGTGCTGAGCCTGAACATTCTCTTCTCccacgctggcggcgcggacgTTGTGAACCCGAGCTTGCTGCACTATGCCCGCTTTCTCGTGAAGccgcgcagcaacagcgccgAGGATCGTGCCGCGCACATGGCATGGTTTATTAATTACCTGAGCCAGGGCGCGTACAAGAACAACCTGGAGAACGTGAAAAAGTACATCTTAAGCACGTACGAGCGCAACGGCGTGGGAGACGACCGCGGaatgcagcggcaggcggctGCAGTAATGCGTGCACCGAGTCGCGCCAAGGGCCTGCGCAAGGTGACCTGCCCAACGTTGATCCTTCACGGTACCAAGGACCCGCTGATACCGGTGGCAAACGGCTACCGGCTTGCCGACCTGGTGCCGAACGCGAAGCTGGTGATCTTTCCTCGGCTTGGCCACGACTTGCCGGTGGAGCTGATGAAGCCCATCGCAGATGAAGTCCTGTTGAACATGAGCCTCGTGAAGCCGTCCTGA
- a CDS encoding helicase-like protein — translation MPDRLKGILLHRECEDELEHQQARQHSSGTSMHSATPLATAVEKCSDTVQVATDDSLPPAVVLASGASRSSASTTSIKQSTGALTYSVATPLNQARLGHLTHAGSTAVHTCSSKHHYRTRLPRLRSTAAVSVNAESSLSKTAAAVSADAQRSNPTATPAPTMPEGTSASPLAASPLTSSAALPPPSSPPLADSATLALPFTPYPVQQEMIRMIADVLHSASPHVVPVAVVEVPTGCGKTMALLSSVLRYQQELKRKSPKELDAYLRQRRPSGERRKAPPKGRRGQRGPRQRGAARLAPVAGGDIDANEGDTDDECTDGWSVPPSFFKHFRVNSQRKIRAELDVAGSQELRRRFLPPPCTVYYVTRTHAQLRQAVRELRRLHGATSAIRMNILGSRERYCIHPKVMASKANHTLPVQGNNLGEVCDKLVSLGLCEMVDKYDELSCSAITGPVGHQRGQIWDMEDLVLEGTSRHMCPYYAARDLVFYADVNFCTYPYLLDPLIRHETKMEAALKNNAVVVFDEAHNVAAVCQDALSLECPRAVLALILSELEPLVSNQVPLARQPLSAASSTAGVAQDDFAAMQYPRELHLGAFTLVEIFSFLCTLFQSLSVFFDVAMEAADDRERRGKKRHRGDEKGEGDEHNGRDCGAAYMQGTQLEHHLRRDMEAHVAAYRQRTAAQRHFAAPAPALASLELFQRAYGVIMALGVTFNPFLFSVFGLSTLKRWLLLLRFLLQKPQSFAVAVRSAPSWDGLAQSGSDTERSLFGARSAAAAVAEAHPAAGGDSGAARTHAVVAQWTIDLRCLDGSLAFSYLLKTVHRVVLASGTLSPFPQLARDLGVEASLWRTLEGLHVVPPTQYSLTALTALPVSSSSTHDGTTTQPLLLPLRCTHASLSNPVFLKTVARAVVQLTQTLRESSGGGVLLFVPNYAVLTALAKLTREVLLVAQREQQHQSPHAAAPTQLFLEPRKAEALTEVLCQFQNCTQAPRCGTALLFSVYRGKVSEGLDFTDDMARLVLCLGLPLQPLKSWKVIAQRAYSGSDWYTTDAVRAVNQALGRCLRHMKDYGAVVLLDERYAQPEYQERLSKWCRATLQTESSLPQLCAGLRTSFMQWRRAFGALAMSTSPLPTPSAAADRAVPWDDIGGVAHQDAASLARTRLGTEQLPFTRVLRAPSAAWWPHRTVGPALDATASDSSPQRSGAARLARTVPGAGAGARQSATAGAGLPHSPLACTAVKLLYETAAATGDVSRQVLQDAIQSLTKNFFDSSGSGEEEGEDAFE, via the coding sequence ATGCCAGATCGGCTCAAGGGCATTCTCTTGCATCGAGAGTGCGAAGATGAGCTGGAGCATCAGCAGGCGCGCCAGCATTCTTCAGGCACTTCAATGCACAGTGCAACGCCGCTTGCGACGGCGGTTGAAAAGTGTAGCGACACCGTCCAAGTCGCCACAGACGATTCGCTCCCACCTGCGGTTGTGCTCGCCTCGGGAGCTTCCAGGAGCTctgccagcaccaccagcatTAAGCAGAGCACGGGCGCTTTAACTTACTCAGTGGCTACGCCACTGAATCAGGCCCGCTTGGGCCACCTGACTCATGCTGGCAGCACCGCGGTGCACACCTGCTCTAGTAAGCACCACTATCGAACACGACTGCCAAGGCTGCGatcgacggcggcagtgagCGTAAACGCCGAATCGTCGCTCTCAAAGACAGCTGCGGCGGTTTCGGCAGATGCGCAGCGGTCCAACCCAACGGCTACGCCGGCGCCAACCATGCCCGAGGGAACCAGCGCATCGCCCCTGGCAGCATCTCCCTTGACCTCTTCCGCtgccttgccgccgccgtcgtcgccgcctctcGCGGATTCcgcgacgctggcgctgccgttcACGCCGTACCCTGTGCAACAGGAGATGATCCGCATGATCGCCGACGTTCTCCACTCCGCTAGCCCGCACGTCGTGCCGGTGGCTGTCGTGGAGGTACCGACAGGGTGTGGTAAGACTATGGCGCTGCTATCCAGCGTTCTGCGGTACCAGCAGGAGCTAAAGCGCAAGAGCCCCAAAGAACTTGATGCATATctgcgtcagcggcggccgtcagGGGAGAGGCGAAAGGCGCCCCCGAAAGGACGTCGGGGTCAGCGAGGtccacggcagcgcggtgccGCACGTCTTGCACCAGTCGCGGGCGGCGACATCGATGCCAACGAGGGGGACACGGACGACGAGTGCACGGACGGCTGGTCGGTTCCACCATCGTTCTTCAAGCATTTTCGGGTCAACTCACAGCGGAAAATCCGTGCGGAGCTGGACGTGGCCGGATCGCaagagctgcgccgtcgcttcctgccgccgccctgcaCAGTTTACTAcgtcacgcgcacgcacgcgcagcttcggcaggcggtgcgtgagctgcgccggctgcaTGGTGCGACAAGTGCTATTCGCATGAACATCCTCGGCAGCCGAGAGCGCTACTGCATCCACCCCAAGGTGATGGCGTCCAAGGCGAACCACACGTTGCCTGTACAGGGCAACAACCTGGGCGAGGTTTGTGACAAGCTCGTGTCTCTGGGGCTCTGCGAGATGGTGGACAAGTACGACGAGCTCTCGTGTAGCGCCATTACGGGGCCGGTCGGACATCAGCGTGGCCAGATATGGGACATGGAGGATCTCGTGCTGGAGGGAACCTCGCGCCACATGTGCCCCTACTACGCCGCTCGCGACCTGGTCTTCTACGCCGATGTCAACTTCTGCACCTACCCGTACCTGCTAGACCCGCTCATTCGCCACGAGACGAAGATGGAGGCAGCCCTGAAAAACAACGCAGTTGTCGTCTTCGACGAGGCGCACAACGTCGCGGCGGTGTGCCAGGACGCGCTTTCGCTGGAGTGCCCACGAGCCGTGCTGGCTCTCATCCTGTCAGAGCTCGAGCCCCTCGTGTCGAACCAAGTGCCCCTGGCACGCCAACCATTGAGTGCGGCCTCTTCCACCGCGGGCGTGGCGCAAGATGACTTTGCCGCCATGCAATATCCACGAGAGCTGCACCTCGGTGCCTTCACCTTGGTGGAGATCTTCTCCTTTCTGTGCACCCTCTTCCAGTCTCTCAGCGTCTTCTTCGACGtcgcgatggaggcggcggacgaTCGTGAACGGCGAGGTAAaaagcgccaccgcggcgacgaGAAAGGTGAGGGCGACGAACACAACGGCAGGGACTGCGGGGCCGCCTACATGCAGGGCACTCAGCTCGAGCACCACCTGCGGCGCGATATGGAGGCCCACGTCGCGGCATATcggcagcgcacggcggcgcagcggcattTTGCAGCGCCGGCCCCAGCGCTCGCGTCGCTGGAGCTCTTCCAGCGCGCCTACGGCGTCATCATGGCTCTCGGTGTCACATTCAATCCgtttctcttctctgttttcGGCCTCTCGACGCTGAAGCGGTggctcctgctgctccgttTTCTGCTTCAGAAGCCGCAGTCCTTCGCTGTTGCGGTGCGGTCGGCGCCGTCTTGGGATGGACTTGCccagagcggcagcgacactGAGCGTTCGCTCTTTGGCGcgcgctctgctgctgcagccgttgCCGAAGCGCATCCGGCGGCGGGTGGTGACAGTGGTGCGGCCCGTACCCATGCGGTCGTTGCGCAGTGGACGATCGACCTGCGGTGCCTCGACGGAAGCCTTGCCTTCTCGTACCTCCTCAAGACGGTGCACCGTGTCGTGCTGGCCTCCGGCacgctctcccccttcccccagcTGGCTCGTGACTTGGGCGTGGAGGCCTCCCTGTGGCGCACGTTGGAGGGCCTGCACGTGGTGCCTCCAACTCAATACAGCCTAACTGCGCTGACCGCTCTGCCTGTGTCGTCGTCATCGACACATGAtgggacgacgacgcagccgctgctgttgccacTGCGTTGTAcgcacgcctctctctcgaaCCCAGTCTTCCTCAAGACGGTGGCACGCGCCGTGGTTCAGCTAACACAGACATTGCgtgagagcagcggcggcggggtgcTGCTCTTTGTGCCTAACTACGCCGTTCTAACGGCATTGGCGAAGCTGACGCGCGAGGTACTGCTtgtggcgcagcgggagcagcagcatcaatcgccgcacgccgcagcgccgaccCAACTGTTTCTGGAGCCGCGCAAGGCcgaggcgctgacggaggTTCTCTGCCAGTTCCAGAACTGCACGCAggcgcctcgctgcggcaCTGCGCTCTTGTTCTCTGTGTACCGCGGCAAGGTGAGCGAAGGACTCGACTTTACGGACGACATGGCGCGCCTGGTGCTCTGCCttgggctgccgctgcagccattGAAGTCGTGGAAGGTCATCGCGCAGCGCGCCTACAGCGGCTCGGATTGGTATACAACGGATGCTGTGCGCGCCGTAAATCAAGCTCTGGGTCGTTGCCTGCGCCACATGAAGGACTACGGCGCTGTagtgctgctggacgagcGGTACGCGCAGCCAGAATACCAGGAACGGCTGTCGAAGTGGTGCCGTGCAACACTGCAGACAGAGTCGTCGTTGCCGCAACTCTGCGCGGGGCTGCGGACGTCGTTTATGCAATGGCGTCGGGCGTTCGGTGCACTTGCCATGAGCACCTCCCCGTTGCCGACTccctcagcggcagcggatcGTGCGGTGCCCTGGGACGACATTGGAGGGGTGGCCCACCAGGATGCGGCGAGTTTAGCACGAACTCGGCTGGGCACGGAGCAGCTTCCTTTTACACGGGTGCTGCGTGCGCCATCAGCGGCGTGGTGGCCTCATCGCACTGTTGGCCCCGCATTGGACGCCACCGCGAGTGATTCGTCGCCTCAGAGGAGTGGTGCGGCTCGGCTGGCTCGTACGGTTcccggcgctggcgctggtgctcgGCAAAGTGCCACAGCCGGCGCTGGCCTGCCTCACTCGCCTCTCGCCTGCACTGCTGTGAAGTTGCTGTACgaaaccgccgccgccactggcgaTGTCTCGCGGCAGGTCTTGCAGGATGCCATTCAATCTCTGACGAAGAACTTCTttgacagcagcggcagtggggaggaggagggggaggatgCTTTTGAATGA